CCCCGCTTTATCGTGAGCAAAAGCAGGTTTTCACCGCGGCGAATCCGATAAAATATCCCGACGATGACGTCTTCGGTTACATGAGAGCATTTAAAAAAGGCAAAATAAACGTAAGCGTCACCAGAGTCTCCCCGCTCAAGAACACCCCGCTTGTGTCTGTTTTGCCCGATAGGAGTGCTCTAACCACCGATGATGGCTACGCATCGAGACACGAAGGGGATCCCGTTCCTTACAGCCAGGAATTCTACTCCACAGTCTTCAAGGGGGCCTTTTCCCTCGACCTTGAGTCCGTGGGGAGGTTCACGGTGATACAGAAGGCCGGCTTCAAGAACCTGCTAACCCTCGAAGACGTTCCCAAAGGTAAGGGCGGTAAACCCAAGCGGGGAACCGAGGAGATAGTTAAGGAGATAGAGGACATGGAGAAGCTGGCCGATGAATTCAACGTGAAAAAAGGAGAGGGAGAATGGCTCATGCCCGCGGACGTCAGGAAGAAACGCGCCTCCGAGACCATCAAGGCCCTACGCTTCCTCACAGGAGGGGCAAAGCAGACAGCATACCATACGGACGTTACGCCCAAATTTGTCCTGCTGCTCAACGTGGACGGGGGGATAAACCCATTCATAAGCGATATAATCCTCGAGGAGAAGGGGGAGGTAAAGTTCGACGCGGAAGTTCTTGCTGGGAGAATCTCCGACCTTAAGGATGTTATTCCCGAGGGTGCAAAACTCTACGTCGGCTACGACGGTGGCTTTGTGCACTCCCTTGGATGGGACGCCGAAAAAATCGTTGAGACACTCAAGAAGAGCGGACTTGAAGTGGTTGAAGGTACCGTGAAGGAAGCCATCGATCAATTCGCGGAGGAAATCGAAGCCTATTACGGGTGAGCAGATGATAAGGGTTAAACTTAAAGCCTGGACGGCCTCCTTTCGCTTTCCAACTTTCCAATCGGGTTACCAGCCAACCCTTCCAGTTCCACCACCGTCCACGATCCAGGGGATACTCTCAGCAGCAAAGGGAGAACCGGTATATCTAACGAAACTCCCATACGTCGGTTACATCTTTAAGAGCAACGGTACCGCCATCGACCTCGAGAGGATATACGCCATTGGAAAGGTTCAAACGGATGTGATAAAGCGAGAGTTCCTCCATAATGCAGAACTCTACCTCTACCTGCCGGATGAATGGGCAGGCTACTTTAAGAAACCAAAGTACCAGCTCCTCCTCGGCCGTTCCAGTGATATAGCGACGGTCGAAGAGGTAAAGCGCACAGAACTGGAAGAAGGCAGGGCACCTTTAAGCGGAACCCTTGTTCCAATTGAACTCGGGATCCCGGGAATAGTGCACGCCCTCGTCGTCGAATACGACTACTCAACCGTTCCCAGAAAAGCAAGTATTGTGAAGCCCTTCGTCGTTCTGCCCTTTGAAAAGAGGGGAAGACCCATAGAAACACTCTTCGATCCGGAGCTTGGAGTCGGCGTTTATCTCCACAGGTGGGGAGGATGAAAGTATGCTTCGCCAAGTTTAATCCCCACGACTTCCTCGAATGCCATGTAAACGACGCAATAAACGTCCTCAAAAGTATCAAATCCTCTTTTAAGTGGCTGGAGGATATTTTTCCGGATGTATGGAAGCTTTCCTTTTATTCCCTGCTCCTCCATGATATCGGAAAGTGTGCGGCCGGTTTTCAAAGGAACCCCTTGAAATGGGGATACAGGCATGAAATCCTATCCGCCCCCTTTGCCTCTTTCCTCAACCTCCCCGGGGATGATAAAAACCTGATAGCCCTGTCTGTACTTACCCATCACAAAACGCTGGACGAACTTGAGGGACTCCTTCCAAGCGGGGAGCACAGGGTCGAATTCGAGGAAAAAGTTGAAGAACTCTCAAAAAACGCCCCCTATTTAGAGGAAGCGTTCTTTCCAAGGGTTCCATACTGGGAGCTTTACTTTTTTAGAAAGAAGCTCGGGATTTTCAATCTACCAAACAACTGGATCGAAGTGGTCAGGGAATATGATTTCGACAGCCTTTTGGACTGGTACGACAGGAACGTGGAGAACTATAGAAATGAGCTTATCCTCATGAGGGGCCTTCTAAACGCTTCCGATCACCTTGCCTCTGCCGGAGAGCTTGGAATCAACCTTCTACCGGATGTAAAGAGCACAGTGGAACTCCGGATTCCGGAGGAAGGGTGGAGGCCCCTTCAAAGGGAGGCATGGAAAACGGAAGGAAACCTGCTGCTCAGGGCCCCAACCGGTTACGGTAAAACGGAGGCTGCCCTTTTA
The window above is part of the Thermococcus sp. P6 genome. Proteins encoded here:
- the cas7i gene encoding type I-B CRISPR-associated protein Cas7/Cst2/DevR, encoding MRFATGLVLIDAPHSALNMLGIDTSLADRNVTRVKTFRRGRNRYPYVSPQAWRYWWRTTLKEYFNWELSPLYREQKQVFTAANPIKYPDDDVFGYMRAFKKGKINVSVTRVSPLKNTPLVSVLPDRSALTTDDGYASRHEGDPVPYSQEFYSTVFKGAFSLDLESVGRFTVIQKAGFKNLLTLEDVPKGKGGKPKRGTEEIVKEIEDMEKLADEFNVKKGEGEWLMPADVRKKRASETIKALRFLTGGAKQTAYHTDVTPKFVLLLNVDGGINPFISDIILEEKGEVKFDAEVLAGRISDLKDVIPEGAKLYVGYDGGFVHSLGWDAEKIVETLKKSGLEVVEGTVKEAIDQFAEEIEAYYG
- the cas5b gene encoding type I-B CRISPR-associated protein Cas5b; amino-acid sequence: MIRVKLKAWTASFRFPTFQSGYQPTLPVPPPSTIQGILSAAKGEPVYLTKLPYVGYIFKSNGTAIDLERIYAIGKVQTDVIKREFLHNAELYLYLPDEWAGYFKKPKYQLLLGRSSDIATVEEVKRTELEEGRAPLSGTLVPIELGIPGIVHALVVEYDYSTVPRKASIVKPFVVLPFEKRGRPIETLFDPELGVGVYLHRWGG